The following nucleotide sequence is from Geitlerinema sp. PCC 9228.
AATTTGGGCCCCCGTGAGTTGGGCAATTTTTGCCGCCAGGTCCCGAATCCGGTGGGTTTCGGTCATTTGGTTGAGAATTTGGACGCGATCGCTACGATCGGGCGGATTTTCAATGGCTAGCTCGATACAGCGCACCGTATCTTGAATATGGATGAAAGCCCGGGTTTGCCCGCCGGTCCCGTGAACGGTGAGGGGATAACCCACCGCCGCCTGCATGAGAAAGCGATTCAACACCGTACCGTAGTCACCGTCGTAGTCAAAGCGGTTGATCAGCCGTTCGTCTTGGCGGGTATCCTCGGTTTGGGTGCCCCACACAATGCCCTGGTGCAGGTCTGTAATCCGGATGCCGTCGTTTTTATTGTAGTAGTAAAAAAATAGCTGGTCCTGGGTTTTGGTCATGTGGTAGACGCTGCCCGGATCGGCGGGATGCAGGATTTCTTTTTCAATGGCACGACCTTCTTCGGTAATCACCTGCACGTTGAGATAGCCTTCTGGAATTTTCATACCAGCCGTACCGTAGCCGTAGACCCCCATGGTCCCCAAATGCACCAAGTGAATGTCTAACTCCGATTCCACAATGGCGCACAAAACATTGTTGGTGGCATTGAGATTGTTGTCCACCGTATAGCGTTTTTGCCGGGACGATTTCATGGAATAGGGGGCTGCCCGCTGTTCCGCAAAATGGACCACCGCATCTGGCTGGTAGTTACAGAAAAACTGCAGCAGCTTGTCGTATTCCTTGGCAACGTCGAAGTTGTGAAACGCAATATTGCGCCCGGTTCGTTCCCGCCAAGCTTGCAGGCGAGCCGACATAGGGCGAATGGGGGTTAAAGAGTAAGCTTCTAGTTCGTTATCGATATTGCGACGGGATAAGTTGTCGATAATGACAACATCGTGTCCTTTTTGAGATAGGTGCAAGGCTGTGGGCCAGCCGCAAAACCCATCTCCTCCCAAAACGACGATTTTTTTCATAAGAACCCTTCTTGGAATCTTTGTATTTTTTGCCTACTTCTGAGTATTTTGCGATCGCTCAGATGCTTTCTTTATTTACCACAACAGTTGTCGTTTCATCAACACAATTTCCGAACATTTGTGCGGATAAAAAACTTTTTTTAAATCGGAACCTCATGGGCAAAACTTTGCCAGCGAAGGAAGTGAAAAGGTCCGGCTACTGACCCCCACACCTGTTCGTCGGTATCCATATCGAAACCGCGGTCGTGGCTAATAAACTTGCGCTCGTCAATTTCAAAAGAACTATCGAGATAAGTGGTTTTACCTTTACGAACGATCGCACATTTCTTCCCAGGTTCCACATTCCCCTCAAAAGAATTTCCCGTCCAAGAAACCAACATGTTACACCCGTCTAGCAACTGCAGTTCCTCGGCTTGCAAAGATGACAATCGTTCCGGTTCCCGGGAACCGCCTAAATATTTTTCCGGGTCGTTCAGAACATAATTTTCAATCTCGATCCGGTTGTTGTTCTCAATTAATTTCACCACCCGAGAACGATAGGGACGATGGAGCATGTAGTCGTAGGCTTGTTCTACAAACAAACTCACCCCATCGAGCAGTTCCCAGGGCAAAGGACGCATACAAACGCGCACGTGAGCGAAGAAAGGTGGATTTTCCCAAGCCTGTTCCTGATTGCTAAAATCAGCCGCCATCCAGCGCGCTAGCGTCGCAATATCTGTGGCATGAGTCATGCAGCACCTCCTGGAATTGACCTTTGAGCGTCAGACCTGCAAGGTGCAGAAAATCCCTGTAGATGCGCTTGGGTCCATCTGCAGGGGGCTTTGGGGTGGGCACAGATCTTCCCGCCGGTTCCTTACAGGCCTATTAACCAATCTACGCTATTTTCGGTGCGCGGCGATCGCTCATTTTGAATCCATTTGCAATCGAAACAACAAAATTTGCGTATTTTGCTCGGGTTCAAAGTTATTATCGCTAATTAAAAGCAAACTACGGCTGCCATCGGGCAAGCGCG
It contains:
- a CDS encoding chromophore lyase CpcT/CpeT, which codes for MTHATDIATLARWMAADFSNQEQAWENPPFFAHVRVCMRPLPWELLDGVSLFVEQAYDYMLHRPYRSRVVKLIENNNRIEIENYVLNDPEKYLGGSREPERLSSLQAEELQLLDGCNMLVSWTGNSFEGNVEPGKKCAIVRKGKTTYLDSSFEIDERKFISHDRGFDMDTDEQVWGSVAGPFHFLRWQSFAHEVPI
- a CDS encoding NAD-dependent epimerase/dehydratase family protein, with amino-acid sequence MKKIVVLGGDGFCGWPTALHLSQKGHDVVIIDNLSRRNIDNELEAYSLTPIRPMSARLQAWRERTGRNIAFHNFDVAKEYDKLLQFFCNYQPDAVVHFAEQRAAPYSMKSSRQKRYTVDNNLNATNNVLCAIVESELDIHLVHLGTMGVYGYGTAGMKIPEGYLNVQVITEEGRAIEKEILHPADPGSVYHMTKTQDQLFFYYYNKNDGIRITDLHQGIVWGTQTEDTRQDERLINRFDYDGDYGTVLNRFLMQAAVGYPLTVHGTGGQTRAFIHIQDTVRCIELAIENPPDRSDRVQILNQMTETHRIRDLAAKIAQLTGAQIEYQTNPRKEAAENELHVENACFLEMGLQPTTLSEGLMCEVTEIAEKYVDRCDKSKIPCTSTWYKKK